A genomic segment from Salvelinus alpinus chromosome 8, SLU_Salpinus.1, whole genome shotgun sequence encodes:
- the LOC139583277 gene encoding serine/threonine-protein kinase greatwall-like produces MSIVNSPTPKRSAQSAKEGHWALFELDDRRYDPAISPSTPLLPQPPIFASIGTAKPGNWLTLREGESKRSFLNRVPELNPRVAMSPSSLKPRNVVAFRSYCSSINRSNMSGSSRLSLGSVEPMDMATSASYHSMPAAVTPVQKRPSSNNSLDQTPQSSTTSHTPFRTPKSVRRGPVPVEGVPILGTPDYLAPELLLGKRHDIPWPDGEEELSQNSRNAIEILLTMDMNKRAGFKELREPHSVCRFGLG; encoded by the exons ATGTCCATCGTCAACAGCCCAACCCCAAAGAGGTCGGCTCAAAGTGCCAAAGAGGGGCATTGGGCATTGTTCGAGCTAGACGATAGACGATATGACCCAGCAATATCACCCAGTACCCCACTCCTTCCTCAGCCACCCATCTTCGCTAGTATAGGAACGGCAAAGCCGGGCAACTGGCTCACCCTGAGAGAAGGCGAATCCAAGCGCTCCTTCCTCAACCGAGTCCCTGAGCTGAACCCCAGGGTGGCCATGTCACCCTCGTCCCTCAAGCCCAGGAACGTGGTGGCCTTCCGGAGCTACTGCAGCTCCATCAACCGCTCCAACATGTCGGGGAGCTCACGCCTCAGCCTGGGCTCTGTGGAGCCTATGGATATGGCCACCTCCGCCTCCTACCACAGTATGCCCGCTGCTGTCACACCAGTCCAGAAGAGACCCAGCTCCAACAACTCCCTCGATCAG ACCCCGCAGTCGTCGACCACCTCCCACACTCCGTTCAGGACCCCTAAGAGTGTCCGACGTGGTCCTGTACCCGTGGAGGGAGTACCGATTTTAGGCACCCCAGATTACCTAGCCCCAGAGCTGCTATTGGGGAAACGACATG ATATTCCATGGCCCGATGGTGAGGAGGAGCTATCCCAGAATTCCCGTAATGCCATAGAGATCTTACTCACCATGGACATGAACAAACGGGCTGGGTTCAAAG AACTTCGGGAGCCACACTCTGTTTGCAGGTTTGGACTGGGATAA